The Leucobacter chromiiresistens nucleotide sequence GCATCTTCGAGACCGGCGAGGGATACGTCGGCTACGAAGTCTTCGGGCTCCGCGAATCGGTGCTGCGATACGGCGAGAACAGCCACCAGCGAGCCGCCCTCTTCACCGAGAACGAGGGCTCCGGCATCGCGCAGGCCACCCAGCTGCACGGCAAGGAGATGTCGTACAACAACTACGTCGACGCCGACGCCGCGCTGCGGGCCGCGTTCGACCACGAGCGCCCCGCCGTCGCCATCATCAAGCACGCCAACCCGTGCGGCATCGCGGTCGCCCCCGACGACGCCGCCGACCCCATCGCGGCTGCGCACGAGCTCGCGCACGCCTGCGACCCCGTCTCCGCATTCGGCGGGGTGATCGCGGCGAACCGCACGGTCACCCGCGCGATGGCCGAGACCGTCTCCGAGATCTTCACCGAGGTGATCGTGGCGCCCGGCTTCGAACCCGACGCGCTCGCCGTGCTCACGCAGAAGAAGAACGTGCGCCTGCTCGTGCTGCCGGCCGACTACACGCCCAACCCGGTCGAGCTGCGGCAGGTCTCCGGCGGCTTCCTGCTGCAGGACTCCGATCGCACGTTCGCGAGCGCATCCGACTGGACGCTCGCGACCGGCGAGCCCGCAGACGCCGAGACGCTCGCCGACCTCGAATTCGCCTGGCGCGCGAGCCGCGCGGTGAAGTCGAACGCCATTCTGCTCGCGAACCGCGGCGCCTCCGTGGGCGTCGGCATGGGGCAGGTCAACCGCGTCGACTCGTGCCGTCTGGCAGTGGAGCGGGCGGGGGATCGCGCACGCGGATCCGTCGCCGCCTCCGACGCGTTCTTCCCGTTCGCAGACGGCCTGCAGGTGCTGCTCGACGCCGGCGTGCGCGCAGTGGTGCAGCCCGGCGGCTCCGTGCGCGACCCCGAGGTCGTCGAGGCCGCCCGGGCCGCGGGCGTCACCATGTACTTCACGGGGGAGCGCCACTTCTTCCATTGATCGCCTGACCTGCGATTTTCTCGCGCATTCATCTGGTGTGAGCAAGCCTCGCCTTCGTTGCGAGAGCTTGCTCGCGCCGGGAGAATCGAGGTGTGGAAATCGTCAAGGGAATTCTCATCGTCCTGCACCTGATCGGATTCGGCGCGGTGTTCGGCAGCACGCTCGCCCAGCTGTCGGCGGTGAAGGAGGCGCGCGCCCGCATCACCCCGGGCATCATGCACGGAGCCTGGCTGCTGCTCGCCACCGGCCTGCTGCTCGTCGGCATGGTTTACGCGACCGGCGGCCAGCCGAACAACGCGAAGATCGGCGTCAAGCTCGTCGTGCTGATCGTGCTCATCGCGATCGTGCTCGTCG carries:
- the purH gene encoding bifunctional phosphoribosylaminoimidazolecarboxamide formyltransferase/IMP cyclohydrolase, which encodes MAVQSHDPSLYEHRDIVPVRRALISVSDKTRLLDLAAALAEHGVEIVSTGSTAATIREAGHDVTDVADVTGFAEALDGRVKTLHPAVHSGLLADLRLADHRAQLDALGFAPFELIVVNLYPFEETVASGKPAADVIENVDIGGPAMVRASAKNHANAAIVVSPARYDEVIAAVRSGGTTLAQRRSLATEAFVHTAQYDAAVANWFLEQEDAQWSDAPAAEAEAAEASIDSIFETGEGYVGYEVFGLRESVLRYGENSHQRAALFTENEGSGIAQATQLHGKEMSYNNYVDADAALRAAFDHERPAVAIIKHANPCGIAVAPDDAADPIAAAHELAHACDPVSAFGGVIAANRTVTRAMAETVSEIFTEVIVAPGFEPDALAVLTQKKNVRLLVLPADYTPNPVELRQVSGGFLLQDSDRTFASASDWTLATGEPADAETLADLEFAWRASRAVKSNAILLANRGASVGVGMGQVNRVDSCRLAVERAGDRARGSVAASDAFFPFADGLQVLLDAGVRAVVQPGGSVRDPEVVEAARAAGVTMYFTGERHFFH